DNA sequence from the Chryseobacterium indicum genome:
TGTAATTTCTATAAATTTTTAAACCGTAATTTAAAAAATGAAAACATCAGATTTTAATTTTGATCTTCCTGCGGAATTATTGGCAGAACACCCATCAGAACACAGAGACGAAGCCAGATTAATGGTTTTAGACAGAAAAACTGAAACAATTCAGCACAAACTGTTCAAAGATGTGGTAGATTATTTCGACGAAGGAGATCTTTTTATCTTCAACAATACTAAAGTTTTTCCTGCACGTTTATACGGAAATAAAGAAAAAACGGGAGCTAAAATTGAAGTTTTCTTATTAAGAGAGCTGGATAAGGAAACCCGCGTTTGGGACGTTTTGGTAGATCCTGCAAGAAAAATCAGAATTGGTAACAAATTATTCTTCACAGAAGATGAATCTTTAGTAGCAGAAGTTATAGACAACACCACTTCAAGAGGAAGAACTTTAAGATTCTTATTCGATGGTTCTTACGAAGAATTCAGAGCCAAATTAAAAGAATTGGGAGAAACTCCCCTTCCGAAATACATCAAAAGAGACGTTGAACCTGAAGATGCGGAAAGATACCAAACCATCTATGCAAAAGTAGAAGGAGCGGTTGCA
Encoded proteins:
- the queA gene encoding tRNA preQ1(34) S-adenosylmethionine ribosyltransferase-isomerase QueA yields the protein MKTSDFNFDLPAELLAEHPSEHRDEARLMVLDRKTETIQHKLFKDVVDYFDEGDLFIFNNTKVFPARLYGNKEKTGAKIEVFLLRELDKETRVWDVLVDPARKIRIGNKLFFTEDESLVAEVIDNTTSRGRTLRFLFDGSYEEFRAKLKELGETPLPKYIKRDVEPEDAERYQTIYAKVEGAVAAPTAGLHFSKHLMKRLEIKGIDFAEVTLHVGLGTFNPIEVEDLSKHKMESEEIFIDEKNAQIINNAVEANRRVCAVGTTTMRTLETSVSSNKKISAFHGWTNKFIYPPHDFGVANCMITNFHTPKSTLIMMIAAFAGRDFVMHAYEEAVKEKYKFYSYGDAMLIL